In the genome of Nonlabens sp. MB-3u-79, one region contains:
- a CDS encoding 6-phosphogluconate dehydrogenase, with translation MKKILGVVLTTIVLLAVIWYSFIYFATYSDGYRSGELIKFSHKGVIVKTWEGEVSQGISGAQIFSFSVMDNQQEVIKRLKEYQGKYVKLKYEEKFGTCLFWGDTKYFITEVTRENSPHFNRD, from the coding sequence ATGAAAAAGATTTTAGGAGTTGTACTAACAACGATAGTCCTGCTCGCAGTGATCTGGTATTCATTTATTTACTTTGCCACCTATTCTGACGGTTACCGCAGTGGTGAATTGATCAAGTTTTCTCACAAAGGTGTTATCGTAAAAACATGGGAAGGCGAAGTCTCACAAGGAATAAGTGGCGCACAAATATTCTCCTTTTCTGTAATGGACAACCAACAAGAAGTCATTAAACGATTAAAAGAATATCAAGGAAAATATGTAAAATTAAAGTACGAAGAAAAATTTGGAACCTGCTTGTTTTGGGGTGATACCAAATACTTTATTACAGAAGTAACAAGAGAGAACAGTCCTCATTTCAACCGAGATTAA
- a CDS encoding ABC transporter ATP-binding protein, producing the protein MNYFKEILRYAKPYKSYGILNIICNVFFAFFGALSFISLIPMLDVLFDKTQQVTTKPEWTGILDLMSYIKGSMGFYLTSEVGNKETALLLVIGLVLVLFFLKNLFGYLGMYFIAFLRNGVLRDIRNDMYSKIVHLPIAYFSEKRKGDVIARTSADVLQVQNSFLSILELIVKEPLNIVFSLALMVVISPKLTIFMLLFLPVSGFLISRLGKKLKKRSDQVQKEQGYFMSLLEETLGGLKVIKGFNAENRLEESFQNSTGRLYRFAVKLNHRKGLASPVSEFLGILVIGILLWYGGRLVIVEQAIEGTTFIGFMLLAYGILTPAKALSKASYQVKEGDAAAQRVLEILHTKNDIADQQGAVTIPAFAKAININNITFSYLEEPVLKNFSLHIPKGTSVALVGQSGSGKSTIANLLTRFYDVEEGTITIDDLNIKEVTLKSLRDQIAIVTQDSILFNDTIATNVALSDKNASEQRIIDALKIANAWEFVKELPEGIHTNIGDSGNKLSGGQKQRLSIARAVLKNAPILILDEATSALDTESERLVQDALEKVMKNRTSIIIAHRLSTIQNADHIVVMKKGEIVEQGTHATLIAQEGLYHSLVGMQSLGS; encoded by the coding sequence ATGAATTATTTTAAAGAGATTTTACGGTACGCTAAGCCTTATAAAAGCTATGGAATACTGAATATAATTTGTAATGTATTCTTTGCTTTTTTTGGAGCATTGAGTTTCATTTCACTTATCCCAATGCTGGACGTTCTATTTGACAAGACGCAACAAGTCACCACAAAACCAGAGTGGACCGGTATACTTGACCTGATGTCTTATATTAAAGGTTCTATGGGATTCTACCTGACTAGTGAGGTAGGAAATAAAGAAACGGCTTTACTGCTGGTCATTGGATTAGTATTGGTACTTTTCTTTTTGAAAAATTTATTTGGCTATTTAGGAATGTACTTTATTGCGTTTTTGCGCAATGGAGTTTTAAGAGATATTAGAAATGATATGTATTCCAAAATTGTACACCTTCCCATCGCCTATTTTTCTGAAAAAAGAAAAGGAGATGTGATTGCACGAACAAGTGCTGATGTACTGCAAGTACAAAACAGTTTTCTGTCCATATTAGAACTTATAGTTAAGGAGCCTTTGAATATTGTTTTTTCTTTAGCACTTATGGTTGTCATAAGTCCTAAGCTCACCATCTTTATGCTTCTATTTTTACCTGTATCTGGTTTTTTAATCTCTCGATTAGGTAAAAAACTTAAAAAACGAAGCGATCAAGTTCAAAAAGAACAAGGATATTTTATGTCCTTACTAGAAGAAACTTTAGGCGGACTTAAGGTCATCAAAGGATTTAATGCTGAAAATAGGTTAGAGGAAAGTTTTCAAAACAGCACCGGTAGACTTTATAGATTTGCGGTAAAGCTCAATCACAGAAAGGGACTCGCCAGTCCAGTGAGTGAATTTCTCGGAATTTTAGTGATAGGCATTTTACTTTGGTATGGTGGTCGTCTTGTCATTGTAGAGCAAGCGATAGAAGGAACCACTTTTATAGGCTTTATGTTGCTTGCTTATGGGATTTTAACTCCAGCAAAAGCACTGTCAAAAGCCAGCTATCAAGTAAAAGAGGGGGACGCAGCTGCTCAGCGTGTGCTAGAAATCCTTCATACTAAAAATGATATTGCAGATCAACAAGGAGCCGTAACTATTCCCGCTTTCGCGAAAGCGATAAACATCAACAATATCACCTTTTCTTACCTAGAAGAACCCGTACTCAAAAACTTCTCCCTCCACATTCCTAAAGGAACTAGCGTAGCTCTAGTAGGGCAAAGCGGTTCTGGGAAAAGTACGATTGCAAATCTACTCACTAGATTCTATGATGTAGAAGAAGGAACTATTACTATAGATGACTTGAATATTAAAGAAGTAACGCTTAAAAGTCTAAGAGATCAAATAGCAATTGTGACTCAAGATTCCATTTTATTTAATGATACGATTGCTACTAACGTGGCATTGAGCGACAAAAATGCTTCTGAACAACGCATTATCGATGCCTTGAAAATCGCAAATGCTTGGGAGTTTGTAAAAGAACTTCCTGAAGGTATTCATACCAATATAGGCGACAGTGGTAACAAACTTAGCGGCGGACAAAAACAACGTCTTTCTATCGCTAGAGCGGTACTCAAAAACGCTCCTATTTTGATTCTGGATGAGGCCACTAGTGCTCTGGACACAGAAAGTGAACGACTGGTACAAGATGCATTGGAGAAAGTAATGAAAAATAGAACTTCTATAATCATTGCCCACAGACTATCTACCATTCAAAATGCCGATCATATCGTAGTGATGAAAAAAGGAGAAATAGTAGAGCAAGGAACTCATGCAACTTTAATTGCTCAAGAAGGACTTTATCACAGTCTAGTAGGCATGCAGAGCTTAGGATCATAA
- a CDS encoding thioredoxin family protein → MKKLILLVAFLIAATSLSQAQETVDVLMGKALSEAAASEKHVLVKFEASWCGWCHRMTKQIKDPSVASYFNENYVMLPIVVFENADKVSLENPGSRELVTKYKGEKAGLPFWVILDSSGNVVTDSFNNKGQNLGCPASEEEVAVFIEKLKATSEMNPEDEKNVAMIFTKK, encoded by the coding sequence ATGAAAAAGCTTATTCTTCTAGTTGCATTTTTAATCGCTGCTACTTCCCTATCACAGGCTCAAGAGACTGTCGATGTATTAATGGGAAAGGCACTAAGTGAAGCGGCAGCTTCAGAAAAACATGTACTTGTTAAATTTGAAGCATCCTGGTGTGGCTGGTGCCATCGTATGACTAAACAAATAAAAGATCCAAGCGTGGCTTCTTATTTTAATGAGAACTATGTAATGCTTCCTATAGTTGTTTTTGAAAACGCCGATAAAGTATCCTTAGAAAATCCAGGTTCACGTGAGCTCGTTACAAAATACAAAGGTGAGAAAGCAGGTTTGCCATTTTGGGTGATTCTTGATTCTAGTGGAAATGTAGTCACGGACTCTTTTAATAATAAAGGTCAAAATCTAGGATGCCCAGCTTCTGAAGAAGAGGTAGCTGTTTTTATAGAAAAACTTAAAGCGACGTCAGAAATGAACCCTGAAGATGAAAAAAATGTGGCCATGATCTTTACCAAAAAGTAA
- a CDS encoding DUF3307 domain-containing protein: MEVLIKLLIVHFLSDFVLQTDQLIKKKEKHLLGSYHLYLHAGIHAALSWLALGQVEFWYVALIIFVTHLLIDAGKLYFTTKKNMRWMFALDQLAHIVIIIILAAYTSSIAFNLSDAHLKILWPFLFCVLFLTSPVGVMLKIFFTRWTLTDDETGIYGLKNAGKWIGMLERLLIFLFIITDHFSAVGLLLTAKSVFRFGDLSKAKNMKLTEYVLIGTLLSFGIAIVIGLLFKNYVI, encoded by the coding sequence ATGGAAGTATTGATTAAACTCTTAATAGTGCACTTTCTGAGTGATTTTGTCTTGCAGACTGATCAACTCATAAAGAAAAAAGAAAAACATCTGTTGGGTTCTTACCACCTTTATTTGCATGCTGGCATTCATGCTGCGCTGTCTTGGTTGGCATTAGGGCAAGTGGAGTTTTGGTATGTAGCACTTATTATCTTTGTGACCCATTTACTCATAGACGCTGGTAAACTCTATTTTACTACTAAGAAAAACATGCGTTGGATGTTTGCTCTAGATCAGTTAGCTCATATTGTGATCATTATCATTCTAGCTGCATACACTTCAAGCATAGCGTTTAACTTGAGTGATGCCCATTTAAAAATCTTGTGGCCTTTTCTATTTTGTGTGCTTTTCCTGACCAGTCCAGTAGGCGTTATGTTGAAAATATTCTTTACGAGATGGACATTAACCGATGATGAAACTGGTATCTATGGACTTAAAAATGCGGGTAAATGGATAGGAATGCTAGAAAGACTGCTCATCTTTCTTTTTATCATTACAGATCATTTCAGTGCCGTCGGTTTGTTATTAACGGCAAAATCTGTATTCAGATTTGGTGACCTGAGCAAGGCAAAAAACATGAAGTTGACCGAGTATGTGCTGATTGGCACATTGCTTAGCTTCGGAATTGCAATTGTTATCGGACTACTCTTTAAAAATTATGTGATATGA
- a CDS encoding acyl-CoA thioesterase produces MKNKFKSPEESRVMLSLLMLPSNANFSGKIHGGYVLSLIDQIAFACASKHSGVYCVTASVDVVDFKAPIEVGEMLTLKATVNYVGTSSIVVGIRVDAENIQTGESKHCNSSFFTMVAKDEQGKTVPVPGLKISNETHVRRFARAIKRKQIKIKSTQEIDTANFSDVSYKEELKKYNVEINL; encoded by the coding sequence ATGAAAAATAAATTTAAATCTCCAGAAGAGTCTAGAGTCATGTTATCACTACTGATGTTGCCTTCCAACGCCAACTTTTCAGGCAAGATTCATGGAGGCTATGTCCTCTCCCTTATTGACCAAATTGCATTTGCTTGCGCGTCAAAACACAGCGGGGTTTATTGTGTAACGGCCAGTGTAGATGTGGTCGATTTTAAAGCTCCAATAGAGGTAGGTGAGATGTTAACTCTCAAAGCCACTGTCAATTACGTAGGCACCTCTTCTATTGTTGTAGGAATACGAGTAGATGCAGAAAATATTCAAACCGGTGAATCTAAACATTGTAACTCTTCATTTTTTACTATGGTAGCAAAAGATGAGCAAGGGAAAACCGTCCCTGTTCCTGGACTTAAAATAAGTAATGAAACTCATGTGCGCAGATTTGCACGAGCCATAAAAAGAAAACAGATTAAAATAAAAAGCACCCAAGAAATTGACACAGCTAATTTCTCTGACGTGAGCTATAAAGAAGAGTTAAAGAAATATAATGTAGAAATCAATCTTTAA
- a CDS encoding response regulator: MSVLFLIVSCQDTDLMNKEERKSLHGRERIQVAVYPSYPPYIFLDKNDAPQGILTDYLKLLEKRAQFKFEIKKYDDFSNIMEDARNNNVDLILEIQEAPSRTEYLNFYFKLFESPYVIVGHKDQGKVKTIKDFETATFYLPKDFAIVDNLKDQFPKATILTPCRNDLECLQNISESGAGYFVGPKVVATYYIQSNNLEDLEILKYIGKDYEPSIAVVSNDVLLNDVIYNAMQSITYQDEQEIVNSWLGTFNKPFYLTTAFWIKVSIGILSLLLLISVFNRYLQHSINSKISELKKAKIKAEQSNKLKTSFINNIAHEMRTPMNAIMGFSDLLSKEDLDNSQKEDYLNIINQACLRLMEMMDNVLEISLLQNKQLSAQKNPVLLIELLTKCFDKYKVTAGLKKIPYRLELDIPETLNCVVVDKKKLSRTLKYVLDNAVKFTSQGEVFFFATIKDNALEMTITDTGIGISNERQKSIFDSYSKSNQYDTTELFQGLGLGLTISKAYTELMNGQLDLHSELGKGTTVHIHVPIAVANKQEFFNEKVNEPVKGPKPSFYKILIAEDVDLNFLYLKSLLEKMNDYQFQILRAENGQEAIDIMEQEPDINLIFMDIQMPVMNGFKASRAIKERFPYVPIIAKTAYTNSEDRQKAFASGCDGFISKPIKPDIVKEMLKKFIHN, from the coding sequence TTGTCAGTACTTTTTTTGATAGTCTCCTGTCAGGATACTGATTTAATGAATAAAGAGGAACGCAAATCGCTCCATGGACGAGAGCGTATTCAAGTTGCGGTTTACCCATCCTACCCACCCTATATTTTTCTGGATAAAAATGACGCTCCACAAGGAATCCTTACGGATTACTTAAAACTTCTAGAAAAAAGAGCGCAATTCAAATTTGAAATTAAGAAATACGATGATTTTTCAAATATCATGGAAGATGCGCGTAACAATAATGTAGATTTAATTCTCGAAATTCAAGAAGCTCCGTCAAGAACTGAATATCTTAACTTTTATTTTAAATTATTTGAATCCCCTTATGTGATCGTAGGTCATAAAGATCAAGGAAAAGTAAAGACCATAAAAGATTTTGAAACGGCAACCTTTTACTTACCCAAAGATTTTGCAATAGTTGATAATCTAAAAGATCAATTTCCTAAAGCAACCATTTTAACCCCTTGTAGAAATGATTTGGAATGTCTACAAAATATTTCAGAAAGTGGAGCAGGTTATTTTGTCGGTCCCAAAGTTGTTGCTACTTATTATATTCAGTCTAATAATCTGGAAGACTTAGAAATTTTAAAATACATAGGTAAGGATTATGAACCATCTATAGCTGTTGTAAGCAATGATGTCTTGCTCAACGATGTTATTTATAATGCCATGCAGAGCATTACTTATCAGGATGAGCAAGAGATTGTCAATTCTTGGTTAGGGACCTTTAACAAGCCTTTTTATCTTACAACAGCCTTTTGGATAAAGGTAAGTATTGGAATATTGAGCTTGTTATTATTGATTTCAGTATTTAACAGATACTTGCAACATAGTATCAATTCAAAAATAAGTGAGCTTAAAAAAGCAAAAATAAAGGCGGAGCAGAGCAACAAATTAAAGACCTCATTTATTAATAATATCGCGCATGAAATGCGCACTCCCATGAATGCCATTATGGGTTTTTCAGATTTGTTGAGTAAAGAAGATCTCGATAATAGTCAGAAGGAAGACTATTTAAACATCATTAATCAAGCTTGTTTGAGATTAATGGAGATGATGGATAATGTCCTAGAAATATCTCTGTTACAAAACAAGCAGTTATCGGCTCAAAAAAACCCTGTTCTTCTTATAGAACTTTTGACCAAATGTTTTGATAAATACAAAGTTACTGCGGGGTTAAAAAAGATTCCATACCGGTTAGAGCTGGATATCCCTGAAACCCTAAACTGTGTTGTTGTGGATAAAAAAAAACTATCTAGAACTTTAAAGTATGTTCTTGATAATGCGGTCAAGTTTACGAGTCAGGGGGAGGTTTTCTTTTTTGCAACAATTAAAGATAATGCTTTGGAGATGACGATCACAGATACCGGGATAGGAATCTCTAACGAGCGTCAAAAATCTATTTTTGATAGTTATTCTAAGTCTAATCAATACGATACTACAGAGTTGTTTCAAGGTTTGGGATTAGGATTAACTATTTCTAAAGCTTATACAGAATTAATGAATGGTCAACTGGATCTTCATTCAGAACTAGGAAAGGGAACCACTGTCCATATACATGTCCCGATTGCCGTAGCAAATAAACAAGAATTCTTTAACGAGAAAGTGAACGAACCAGTCAAGGGACCCAAGCCCTCTTTTTATAAAATTCTAATTGCTGAAGATGTCGACTTGAATTTCTTATATCTTAAATCCCTCTTAGAAAAAATGAATGACTACCAATTTCAAATTCTAAGAGCAGAAAACGGTCAAGAAGCTATTGATATAATGGAACAGGAACCTGATATAAACCTTATTTTCATGGACATTCAAATGCCTGTTATGAATGGTTTTAAAGCGTCACGGGCGATTAAAGAAAGGTTTCCTTATGTACCTATAATTGCTAAAACTGCCTACACTAATTCAGAGGATAGACAGAAAGCTTTTGCATCAGGTTGCGATGGTTTTATATCAAAACCCATTAAACCTGATATAGTAAAAGAGATGTTGAAGAAGTTTATTCATAATTAA
- the rmuC gene encoding DNA recombination protein RmuC, which yields MSQELNWLLLLIVGVVIGAVVAWFFAKTRFSGTINLLESEKRQLDSQLSKLQPALEERDQLRHQNSQYSAQLEQKLESLQELSGRLQKLDKEYREVAIEKENLNVLLAEQRTAFAKAEEKHTEAQGEIEKLNEKFTKEFENLANKILDEKSTKFTDQNKKNIEQILSPLQEKIISFEKRVEDTHKDTIDRQSALKQQILGLKELNQQMSKETSNLTKALKGDSKMRGNWGELVLERVLEKSGLEKGSEYEVQQTIKTEDGRTLFPDVVIHLPGGKKMVIDSKVSLNAYERFINEEDEEMQQRYLKEHVASLKKHVTDLSEKSYHDYHIESPDFVLLFVPIEPAFAMALNYDGNLYSEAFDKNIVIVTPTTLLATLRTIDTMWQNEKQQKNALDIATAAGALYDKFVGLSEDLIKVGTQMDTVQKTYKSSMNKLTEGSGNLVGRIERLKRLGAKTNKSLNEKLVNRAIESDPDVLEASDEPLS from the coding sequence ATGTCTCAAGAATTGAATTGGTTGTTGTTATTGATTGTCGGCGTAGTGATCGGTGCAGTTGTGGCTTGGTTTTTTGCTAAAACACGTTTCTCAGGAACTATAAATCTTTTAGAATCAGAAAAGAGGCAATTGGATTCTCAACTTTCCAAATTGCAGCCTGCCTTAGAAGAACGCGACCAACTGAGACATCAGAACAGCCAGTACAGTGCACAACTAGAGCAAAAACTAGAAAGTCTACAAGAATTGAGTGGTCGACTTCAAAAACTAGATAAAGAATATCGCGAAGTAGCTATCGAGAAGGAAAACTTAAATGTATTACTAGCTGAGCAACGTACCGCTTTCGCGAAAGCGGAAGAAAAACATACAGAAGCACAAGGAGAAATCGAGAAACTCAATGAAAAGTTCACCAAGGAATTTGAGAACCTTGCCAACAAAATTCTAGATGAAAAAAGCACCAAGTTTACCGACCAAAACAAAAAAAACATAGAGCAAATTCTGAGTCCGCTGCAGGAAAAAATTATAAGTTTTGAAAAGCGTGTAGAGGACACTCACAAAGATACCATCGACAGACAAAGTGCGTTAAAACAACAGATTTTAGGTCTTAAAGAGCTCAACCAACAAATGAGTAAAGAAACTAGCAACCTTACCAAAGCATTGAAAGGAGATTCTAAAATGCGCGGGAATTGGGGAGAATTGGTACTGGAACGAGTACTGGAAAAATCTGGCCTTGAAAAAGGGTCTGAATACGAGGTACAGCAAACCATCAAAACAGAAGACGGAAGAACCTTGTTTCCCGATGTAGTGATCCATCTCCCAGGTGGTAAAAAAATGGTGATCGATTCAAAAGTATCCCTTAACGCTTACGAGCGTTTTATCAATGAAGAAGATGAAGAGATGCAACAACGTTATCTAAAAGAACACGTAGCATCGCTTAAAAAACACGTGACCGATCTTTCTGAAAAGAGCTATCACGATTACCATATAGAGAGCCCTGATTTTGTATTGCTTTTTGTGCCTATAGAACCCGCTTTTGCCATGGCACTAAATTATGATGGAAACTTGTACAGTGAGGCTTTTGATAAAAACATAGTGATTGTTACCCCTACAACCCTACTGGCTACATTACGTACTATTGACACCATGTGGCAAAATGAAAAACAGCAAAAGAACGCACTAGATATTGCTACTGCTGCTGGAGCTTTGTACGATAAATTTGTAGGCCTTTCAGAAGATTTAATCAAAGTAGGTACCCAAATGGACACGGTCCAAAAAACATACAAATCTAGTATGAACAAGCTTACGGAAGGTTCTGGAAATCTAGTAGGCCGTATTGAACGATTAAAAAGATTGGGGGCAAAAACTAACAAATCTCTTAATGAAAAACTAGTTAACCGTGCTATAGAAAGTGACCCGGACGTTTTGGAAGCGAGTGATGAGCCTTTGAGCTAG
- a CDS encoding RluA family pseudouridine synthase, whose product MSSILHRFDLNETIDVPSKFTFPFLYEPHPLAVEAAEQLKIYLSGFKNWFYDLNLGPKNYQHPLGKMFGVLVVEDNQGKLGHLWAYSGIITGEQNHSQFVPLIFNMFSENSKYVKENSQLDIWNQKIDLLEKDIIYLKSKKQLQKLEKENELLLYNQRKKHSQHKAERKKQREEAVDCLTEIAYQKLLDLHQTQGMHAKFLLKEYQVYLDTKMAPLEKIISLHEGKVKEYKAARKELSNKLQNWIFEQYQFLNANGDSKNALQLFKNIPPYIPPSGTGDCAAPKLLQYAYLNDLKPVALAEFWYGEPLKSQIRKHGHYYPSCRSKCEPILEHMLQGLEVDDNPMLINPALGKELPIIYEDDYLMAVNKPEEFLSVRGKTIEDSVEYRMKQRFPQATGPLIVHRLDMSTSGILVLTKSLKVHKKLQEQFEKRSVKKRYVALLDGNVEEDTGFIDLALRVDLDNRPFQMVDPVHGKSARTKFEVLERKDGKTKVYFYPITGRTHQLRVHASHPLGLNCPIIGDDLYGFKKDRLYLHAEQLEFIHPVTLKPVIIHVPAPF is encoded by the coding sequence ATGAGTTCTATTTTGCACCGATTTGATCTAAATGAAACTATCGATGTACCTTCCAAATTCACCTTTCCATTTCTTTATGAACCACATCCACTAGCTGTGGAGGCTGCAGAGCAATTGAAAATCTATTTAAGTGGTTTTAAAAATTGGTTTTACGATTTGAACCTAGGTCCGAAAAATTATCAGCACCCGCTTGGGAAGATGTTTGGAGTTCTTGTAGTGGAGGATAATCAAGGAAAATTAGGGCATCTTTGGGCATATTCTGGTATTATTACTGGAGAACAAAATCATTCTCAGTTTGTTCCTTTAATATTTAATATGTTCTCAGAGAACAGTAAGTATGTAAAAGAAAATTCTCAACTCGATATATGGAATCAAAAAATTGATTTATTAGAAAAGGATATCATTTACCTAAAAAGTAAAAAACAACTTCAAAAATTAGAAAAAGAAAACGAGCTCCTGCTTTACAACCAGCGTAAAAAACATTCCCAACACAAAGCTGAGCGCAAAAAACAACGAGAAGAGGCGGTGGACTGCCTAACTGAAATAGCCTATCAAAAACTACTCGATCTGCATCAAACACAGGGAATGCATGCTAAATTTCTTTTAAAGGAATACCAGGTCTATTTGGATACTAAAATGGCACCGCTAGAAAAAATTATTTCTCTACACGAGGGGAAAGTTAAAGAGTATAAAGCAGCTCGTAAGGAATTATCCAACAAGCTTCAAAATTGGATATTTGAGCAGTACCAATTCCTCAATGCCAACGGAGATTCTAAAAACGCATTGCAACTCTTTAAAAACATACCGCCCTATATTCCTCCTTCAGGAACTGGTGATTGTGCCGCACCAAAGTTGTTGCAATATGCGTATCTCAACGATCTAAAACCAGTTGCCCTAGCAGAGTTCTGGTATGGAGAACCTCTAAAATCCCAAATTAGAAAGCACGGCCATTATTATCCGTCTTGTCGCTCTAAATGTGAACCAATATTGGAACACATGCTGCAAGGTCTGGAAGTTGATGATAACCCCATGTTAATCAATCCTGCTTTAGGAAAAGAGCTTCCAATTATCTATGAAGACGATTATCTTATGGCGGTAAACAAGCCAGAGGAGTTCCTTTCTGTACGCGGTAAAACTATAGAAGATTCTGTAGAATATAGAATGAAGCAGCGTTTTCCGCAAGCAACTGGACCGCTTATAGTTCACAGACTGGATATGAGTACTTCTGGAATATTAGTGCTTACTAAATCCTTAAAAGTTCATAAAAAACTACAAGAACAGTTTGAAAAGCGCAGCGTTAAAAAACGATATGTAGCCTTACTGGATGGAAACGTAGAGGAAGATACTGGCTTTATTGATTTGGCATTACGGGTAGATCTGGATAACCGTCCTTTTCAAATGGTAGATCCCGTACACGGTAAAAGTGCCCGTACGAAATTTGAGGTTTTGGAGCGCAAAGATGGAAAAACCAAGGTTTATTTCTATCCCATTACAGGTCGCACGCATCAGTTGCGTGTTCATGCCTCTCACCCTTTAGGCCTGAACTGCCCAATTATAGGCGATGATCTTTACGGTTTTAAAAAAGACCGATTGTACTTACACGCAGAGCAACTGGAATTTATACATCCTGTAACTTTGAAACCTGTTATAATTCACGTACCTGCACCTTTCTAA